The Polyangiaceae bacterium genome includes a region encoding these proteins:
- a CDS encoding TlpA family protein disulfide reductase has product MKPAQLAQLVVVAIAAFGVYSFARTARDGEARRVCTSLCALGPTYAGRNRMAPDFELPSLSGEKVRFSSYRGKVVILNFWTKTCRPCLEEMPSLAELGQVVKTHDNIVLVTISTDDGVDDVRGTLQSVLGTDKPPFEVLIDEDAKIVGDKFGTKLYPETWFIDPKGVIRARVDGARTWDGSIPVGFAESLKDPYACSIAFQRGRAVGENAGLCSEVASVE; this is encoded by the coding sequence GTGAAGCCGGCCCAGCTCGCCCAGCTCGTCGTGGTCGCCATCGCCGCGTTCGGCGTGTATTCGTTCGCGCGCACCGCGCGGGACGGAGAGGCGCGCAGAGTCTGCACCTCGCTGTGCGCGCTCGGACCGACCTATGCGGGACGGAACCGCATGGCTCCGGACTTCGAGCTGCCGTCGCTGAGCGGCGAGAAGGTCCGCTTCTCGAGCTACCGCGGCAAGGTGGTGATCCTGAACTTCTGGACCAAGACCTGCCGCCCTTGCCTGGAAGAGATGCCCTCCCTCGCGGAGCTCGGGCAGGTGGTCAAGACCCACGACAACATCGTGCTCGTCACCATTTCGACGGACGACGGCGTGGACGACGTGCGCGGCACGCTGCAGAGCGTTCTCGGTACCGACAAGCCTCCGTTCGAGGTGCTCATCGACGAGGACGCGAAGATCGTCGGGGACAAGTTCGGGACCAAGCTCTACCCTGAGACCTGGTTCATCGATCCCAAAGGCGTGATCCGCGCGCGTGTGGACGGCGCGCGCACCTGGGACGGCTCGATCCCGGTGGGCTTCGCCGAGAGCTTGAAGGATCCCTACGCCTGCAGCATCGCGTTCCAGCGCGGCCGCGCCGTGGGCGAGAACGCCGGGCTGTGCAGCGAAGTCGCCTCGGTAGAGTGA
- a CDS encoding response regulator: MVRRAAGGLPRGLGPALLAAADQAQVGVVATPRGSVQSHALVSPGAARLLGYEPAELERLSPGHYLSPELLAALGGDHSRVRDALLRKKDGGELRASVAKEADPGSHFDVYVFREERAGALERARADFQRLLDAAPDGVAVIGQSGLLYANPVLLRWIGSPDVAALAKLRVTEVIHTHDVEKATQAISALLAEPGSRGVLRIRVRRAGGGLFDVECLGLGAEWDGQPACVVVARDLSQRRHDQSRLIVADRSASVGTMSAGVAHEINNPLAYLLLNLEYLLRELPEACADPARMAHLAERLAESRHGAERVGQILKELGSLSSRRRTRRHGVDLGEVLRRALRTVEREVSDRAELRVEDEGVPSVDADPNSLEQLFINILANAAQAFPTPRADHSVIVVRLSTGEDGSALVEVKDSGKGIAPEHLNRIFDPFFTTKPSGTGLGLPISHAIVRSFGGQISVDSELGKGTTFRVVLPPGTRPAAELARSSSVPVPAGRRARVLVVDDDAVVAETLRRVLAERYEVQVSTSAEQALAVLGADPGFDVVLCDLLMPDMSGMDLHEALAQTRPGLEERLVFMTGGAFTARARDFLRRVGNPRLEKPFEFEQLHAIVGERLAQNC; the protein is encoded by the coding sequence GTGGTGCGAAGAGCTGCGGGCGGACTCCCCAGAGGGCTCGGCCCCGCACTGCTCGCCGCGGCCGATCAGGCCCAGGTGGGCGTGGTGGCCACGCCGCGCGGGAGCGTCCAGAGCCACGCCCTCGTGAGCCCCGGCGCTGCGCGCCTGCTCGGCTACGAGCCCGCTGAGCTCGAGCGTCTGAGCCCCGGCCACTACCTGTCGCCGGAGCTGCTCGCCGCTTTGGGCGGCGACCACTCGCGGGTCCGAGACGCTCTGCTCCGAAAGAAGGACGGTGGAGAGCTCCGAGCGAGCGTCGCGAAGGAAGCCGACCCTGGCTCGCACTTCGACGTCTACGTGTTCCGCGAGGAGCGGGCGGGCGCGCTGGAACGCGCGCGCGCCGACTTTCAGCGCCTGCTCGACGCGGCACCGGACGGGGTGGCCGTGATCGGGCAGAGCGGGCTGCTCTACGCGAACCCGGTGCTCTTGCGCTGGATCGGCTCGCCGGACGTGGCAGCGCTGGCGAAGCTGCGCGTCACCGAGGTGATCCACACCCACGACGTCGAGAAGGCGACCCAGGCGATCAGCGCGTTGCTCGCGGAGCCGGGCAGCCGCGGCGTGTTGCGCATCCGCGTCCGCCGCGCCGGCGGCGGTCTGTTCGACGTGGAGTGCCTGGGGCTCGGCGCGGAGTGGGACGGCCAGCCCGCCTGCGTGGTGGTCGCCCGCGATCTCTCCCAGCGCCGCCACGACCAGTCCCGGCTGATCGTCGCCGACCGCAGCGCGAGCGTCGGGACCATGTCGGCGGGCGTGGCCCACGAGATCAACAACCCGCTGGCCTACCTGCTCCTCAACCTTGAGTACCTGCTCCGTGAGCTGCCGGAGGCGTGCGCGGATCCTGCTCGCATGGCGCACCTGGCGGAGCGCCTGGCCGAGTCGCGGCACGGCGCCGAGCGGGTCGGACAGATCCTGAAGGAGCTGGGCTCGCTCTCGTCGCGGCGTCGGACGCGTCGCCACGGCGTGGACCTCGGCGAGGTCCTGCGCCGCGCGCTGCGCACCGTCGAACGTGAAGTCTCCGACCGTGCCGAGCTCCGCGTCGAGGACGAGGGCGTGCCCTCCGTGGACGCCGATCCGAACAGCCTGGAGCAGCTCTTCATCAACATCCTCGCCAACGCTGCCCAGGCCTTCCCGACCCCTCGCGCCGATCACAGCGTGATCGTCGTCAGGCTCTCGACGGGCGAGGACGGCTCGGCACTGGTCGAGGTGAAGGACAGCGGCAAGGGCATCGCGCCCGAGCACCTGAATCGGATCTTCGATCCGTTCTTCACCACCAAGCCGTCCGGGACCGGGCTGGGGCTGCCGATCTCGCACGCCATCGTGCGTTCCTTCGGCGGGCAGATCTCGGTGGACAGTGAGCTCGGCAAGGGCACCACCTTCCGCGTCGTGCTCCCGCCCGGAACCCGGCCGGCCGCGGAGCTCGCTCGCTCCTCGAGCGTCCCGGTCCCGGCTGGCCGGCGGGCGCGGGTGCTTGTGGTGGACGACGACGCGGTGGTGGCCGAGACCCTGCGCCGCGTGCTGGCCGAGCGCTACGAGGTCCAGGTCTCGACCAGCGCAGAGCAAGCGCTGGCAGTCCTGGGGGCGGATCCGGGCTTCGACGTGGTGCTGTGCGACCTGCTCATGCCGGACATGTCGGGCATGGATCTGCACGAGGCCTTGGCCCAGACCCGCCCGGGCCTGGAGGAGCGCCTGGTGTTCATGACCGGCGGCGCGTTCACCGCTCGGGCCCGGGATTTCCTGCGCCGCGTGGGCAACCCGCGCCTGGAGAAGCCCTTCGAGTTCGAGCAACTCCACGCCATCGTGGGTGAGCGGCTGGCGCAGAACTGCTGA
- a CDS encoding biopolymer transporter ExbD, which yields MAQIDTGSHASSRRETNRELPLVPFIDFLLCLVSFLLITAVWSQMARVEASANVPGKQCEDGPCKDEKPKRLHVDMKEKKFSLAWKQGDTVVATAEVERKPVKTEAGDVRFPELEKRLAEEWRTQGVHKAATDDKTDQAVLHTLNDTEFGELVAVMDALHAQRKERKLGGATAQVPAFAVTFAAN from the coding sequence ATGGCTCAGATCGACACGGGTTCCCACGCATCATCCCGCCGCGAGACCAACCGCGAGCTGCCACTGGTTCCGTTCATCGACTTCCTGCTCTGTCTGGTGTCGTTCCTGCTGATCACCGCCGTCTGGTCTCAGATGGCCCGGGTCGAGGCCTCGGCGAACGTGCCTGGCAAGCAGTGCGAGGACGGGCCCTGCAAGGACGAGAAGCCCAAGCGCCTGCACGTGGACATGAAAGAGAAGAAGTTCTCCCTCGCCTGGAAGCAAGGGGACACGGTCGTGGCGACGGCCGAAGTCGAGCGCAAGCCCGTGAAGACGGAGGCCGGCGACGTGCGCTTCCCGGAGCTGGAGAAGCGCCTGGCCGAGGAGTGGCGCACGCAAGGCGTGCACAAGGCCGCCACCGACGACAAGACCGACCAGGCCGTGCTGCACACGCTGAACGACACCGAGTTCGGCGAGCTGGTCGCCGTGATGGACGCCTTGCACGCCCAGCGCAAGGAGAGGAAGCTCGGCGGTGCGACGGCGCAGGTGCCGGCCTTCGCGGTCACGTTCGCGGCGAACTGA
- a CDS encoding alpha/beta hydrolase: MKPFTRGAFAELPETPRVAHAYAKSQPRTLELDSRAFGRHAVHLRELGEGPPLLLIHGLMTSSYSWRYVLEPLSRSFRVIAPDLPGAGRSAKPDVPYTAAAMARWIIELTDALGIRGCRTIGNSLGGYLCMRAVLEDPQVFTRLVNIHSPGTPDARLWALHAALAVPGVRAALARFVRRDPQRWVHRNVHYFDESLKSLEEAREYGAVVASPEGSRAFVRYLGETLDPRAMRDFVRAVGRGPFPIPLQLVYARQDPMVPPRVGDELAALLPGAELHWLEDTSHFAQVDSPERLLAVVEPFLSSPRT, from the coding sequence ATGAAGCCCTTCACCCGCGGCGCCTTCGCGGAGCTACCCGAGACACCCCGCGTCGCCCACGCCTACGCGAAGTCCCAGCCCCGCACGCTGGAGCTCGACTCGCGCGCCTTCGGGCGCCACGCGGTTCACCTGCGAGAGCTGGGCGAAGGGCCGCCGCTCTTGCTGATCCACGGCCTGATGACCTCGAGCTACTCCTGGCGCTACGTGCTCGAGCCGCTCTCGCGCTCTTTTCGAGTCATCGCCCCGGATCTACCCGGCGCCGGCCGGAGCGCCAAACCCGACGTCCCTTACACGGCGGCCGCGATGGCGCGCTGGATCATCGAGCTCACCGACGCCCTTGGCATCCGCGGCTGCCGCACCATCGGCAACTCGCTCGGAGGTTACCTGTGCATGCGCGCCGTGCTGGAGGACCCACAGGTCTTCACGCGCCTGGTGAACATCCACTCGCCGGGCACACCAGACGCGCGGCTCTGGGCGCTCCACGCAGCGCTCGCCGTACCGGGCGTGCGGGCCGCGCTCGCGCGCTTCGTTCGCAGAGACCCGCAGCGCTGGGTCCACCGGAACGTCCACTACTTCGACGAGAGCCTGAAGTCCTTGGAAGAGGCCCGAGAGTATGGCGCCGTCGTCGCGAGCCCCGAGGGCTCCCGCGCCTTCGTGCGCTACCTGGGCGAAACGCTGGACCCGCGCGCCATGCGCGACTTCGTGCGCGCGGTCGGGCGAGGACCTTTCCCGATCCCGCTCCAGCTGGTCTACGCGCGGCAGGACCCGATGGTGCCACCGCGCGTTGGGGACGAGCTCGCCGCGCTCCTGCCGGGGGCCGAGCTCCACTGGCTCGAGGACACCTCGCACTTCGCCCAAGTCGACAGCCCGGAGCGCTTGCTCGCGGTGGTCGAGCCGTTCCTCAGTTCGCCGCGAACGTGA
- the ttcA gene encoding tRNA 2-thiocytidine(32) synthetase TtcA has translation MLASAPMTRLEKRLLGLVARASSDFGLLEPNDRVLVAVSGGKDSHALLYLLREVQRRAPFPFSLVAVNLDQGQPGFPSQVLPEYFAKEGYEHRIVVEDTYSIVKDKVPEGKTYCSLCSRLRRGILYNVAEELGATKIALGHHRDDVIETLVLNLFYSGQLKAMPPRLRSDDGRNVVIRPLVYCSEADLAAFAAEREFPIVPCNLCGSQDNLQRKRVKELLTRLDAENPKVRANVFAALGNVRPTHIYDLEVRRRFGVEEAHGPDEFLEPSAHDTLGAGLVSLSFAKSAE, from the coding sequence ATGCTAGCTTCCGCGCCGATGACCCGCCTGGAAAAGCGCCTGCTCGGCCTGGTCGCGAGGGCCAGCTCGGACTTCGGGCTGCTCGAGCCGAACGACCGGGTCTTGGTCGCGGTCAGCGGCGGCAAGGACTCGCACGCCTTGCTCTACCTCTTGCGCGAGGTGCAGCGCCGAGCGCCGTTCCCGTTCTCGCTGGTGGCGGTGAACCTGGATCAGGGCCAGCCGGGCTTTCCGTCGCAGGTGTTGCCCGAATACTTCGCGAAGGAAGGCTACGAGCACCGCATCGTCGTCGAGGACACCTACAGCATCGTCAAGGACAAGGTGCCCGAGGGGAAGACGTACTGCTCGCTCTGCTCCCGTCTCCGGCGCGGCATCCTGTACAACGTGGCGGAGGAGCTCGGCGCCACCAAGATCGCCCTCGGGCACCACCGCGACGACGTGATCGAGACCTTGGTCCTGAACCTGTTCTACTCGGGACAGCTGAAGGCGATGCCGCCGCGGCTGCGCTCGGACGACGGACGCAACGTGGTGATCCGCCCGCTGGTCTACTGCTCGGAGGCGGATCTCGCGGCCTTCGCCGCCGAGCGCGAGTTCCCCATCGTGCCGTGCAACCTGTGCGGATCGCAGGACAACCTTCAGCGCAAGCGCGTCAAAGAGCTGCTCACGCGCCTCGACGCCGAGAACCCCAAGGTCCGCGCCAACGTGTTCGCGGCGCTCGGCAACGTGCGGCCGACGCACATCTACGATCTCGAGGTGCGCCGCCGCTTCGGCGTCGAGGAGGCGCACGGGCCGGACGAGTTCCTGGAGCCGAGCGCGCACGACACCCTTGGCGCCGGGCTCGTCTCGTTGTCGTTCGCGAAGAGCGCGGAGTGA
- a CDS encoding radical SAM protein — protein MPSDATRRLIRQRLTDEVGRIEKDAPRRVALVYPSPYSVGMSSLGYQRIYRAIQALPGLGCERVFLDDGGEDAGARVESPVSYEGTRSLGEFPVLAFSVAYELQLAGLVRMLDAAGIAPERALRDERAPFVLMGGPLTFSNPLTLAGYADAVILGEAEEIVAFALETILGAESKSSALTKLAAHPHVFVPAHHGARLPPIAACDDALLPAVSCIRTPHAELSDMLLLETERGCSRGCTYCVMRRTTNGGMRIVPMEVVLEAIPRQERKVGLVGAAVSDHPRITEIVRSLAERGTQVGLSSLRPDRLKDDFVAALAAAGHRTLTTALDGPSQRMRDVIERRGQEQHYLGAARAARAHGIERLKLYLMIGLPGETDADIDECARFVGELSKIVPVALGISPFCSKKNTPLDGMPYAGVDLVGRRLERLRRGLRGRADVRAVSAKWAWVEHVLSQGGEAEGLAMAGAVRAGGSFASMKRAFAALGHRPDGHGYAEARPPLKPDRERKRRLALSTG, from the coding sequence ATGCCTTCCGACGCCACGCGCCGACTGATCCGTCAGCGTCTGACCGACGAAGTGGGTCGCATCGAGAAAGACGCCCCCCGCCGCGTCGCGCTGGTGTACCCGTCTCCGTACTCGGTGGGCATGAGCTCGCTCGGGTACCAGCGCATCTATCGCGCAATCCAGGCGCTGCCGGGCCTCGGCTGCGAGCGGGTGTTCTTGGACGACGGCGGGGAGGACGCCGGCGCCCGTGTCGAGAGCCCCGTCAGCTACGAAGGCACGCGGAGCCTGGGCGAGTTCCCGGTGCTGGCCTTCAGCGTGGCCTACGAGCTGCAGCTCGCCGGCCTCGTCCGCATGCTGGACGCGGCGGGCATCGCGCCCGAGCGCGCGTTGCGCGACGAACGCGCGCCGTTCGTGCTGATGGGCGGGCCGCTGACCTTCAGCAACCCGCTCACCCTGGCGGGCTACGCCGACGCGGTGATCCTGGGCGAGGCCGAGGAGATCGTCGCCTTCGCCCTCGAGACCATCCTCGGAGCCGAGAGCAAGTCGAGCGCCCTGACGAAGCTGGCGGCGCACCCCCACGTATTCGTGCCGGCGCACCACGGCGCCCGATTGCCGCCCATCGCGGCCTGCGACGACGCGCTCTTGCCCGCGGTGAGCTGCATCCGCACGCCGCACGCCGAGCTGTCCGACATGCTCTTGCTCGAGACGGAGCGCGGCTGCTCGCGCGGCTGCACGTATTGCGTGATGCGGCGCACCACCAACGGCGGCATGCGCATCGTGCCCATGGAGGTGGTGCTCGAGGCCATCCCGCGGCAAGAGCGCAAGGTCGGGCTGGTGGGCGCGGCGGTCAGCGACCACCCGCGCATCACCGAGATCGTGCGCAGCCTGGCCGAGCGCGGCACCCAGGTCGGCCTCTCCAGCCTGCGCCCGGACCGCCTCAAGGACGATTTCGTGGCGGCGCTCGCGGCGGCCGGCCACAGGACGTTGACCACCGCCCTCGACGGTCCCAGCCAGCGCATGCGCGACGTGATCGAGCGGCGTGGTCAGGAGCAACACTACCTGGGCGCCGCGCGGGCCGCCCGCGCTCACGGCATCGAGCGCTTGAAGCTCTACCTGATGATCGGCCTGCCCGGCGAGACCGACGCCGACATCGACGAGTGCGCGCGCTTCGTCGGCGAGCTCTCGAAAATCGTGCCGGTGGCCCTGGGCATCTCGCCCTTCTGCAGCAAGAAGAACACCCCGCTGGACGGCATGCCGTACGCCGGCGTGGATCTGGTCGGACGGCGGCTCGAGCGCCTGCGCCGCGGGCTCCGGGGGCGCGCGGACGTGCGCGCCGTGAGCGCCAAGTGGGCCTGGGTCGAGCACGTGCTCTCTCAGGGCGGCGAGGCGGAGGGGCTCGCGATGGCCGGCGCCGTGCGCGCCGGCGGCAGCTTCGCCAGCATGAAGCGCGCCTTCGCCGCGCTCGGCCACCGGCCCGACGGGCACGGCTACGCCGAGGCGCGCCCGCCGCTGAAACCCGACCGGGAGCGTAAGCGACGGCTCGCGCTCTCGACGGGGTAG
- a CDS encoding 2-isopropylmalate synthase: MPSQPPRNDDLVYDWNEIARKGRVIPRGVEFFDETLRDGLQNPSVKDPNIEDKLQLLHLMDKLGIHQADIGLPGSSKRAFDDCLRMCQEIVKHKLKIRVACAGRTVPGDISPMVELSQRAGIPVEVYAFVGSSPIRALAEEWDLELIKKRSAEAIDVGVKGGLSVCYVTEDTTRSRPQVLSELFKLAVDHGASRLCLCDTVGHATPDGVRNLIQFTQSLIAGMGADVGIDWHGHNDRGLGLVNAIYALEWGASRVHACALGIGERVGNAQMELILLNLKLLGMLENQDLTHLVEYCETAARAVGWHIPINYPLVGQDAFRTATGVHAAAIIKAQAKGDAWLADRIYSGVPAGMFGRKQEIVIGYMSGASNVTYWLRTRNIEPSETLVKAILGKAKESDHILTEEEVMAVVKAHRAS; this comes from the coding sequence ATGCCGAGCCAGCCGCCTCGCAACGACGATCTGGTCTACGACTGGAACGAGATCGCCCGCAAGGGTCGGGTCATCCCCCGTGGCGTCGAGTTCTTCGACGAGACGCTGCGCGACGGGCTGCAGAACCCGAGCGTGAAGGATCCGAACATCGAGGACAAGCTTCAGCTCTTGCACCTGATGGACAAGCTCGGCATCCACCAGGCGGACATCGGCCTGCCCGGCTCGAGCAAGCGCGCCTTCGACGACTGCCTGCGCATGTGCCAGGAGATCGTCAAGCACAAGCTGAAGATCCGCGTGGCCTGCGCGGGTCGCACCGTTCCCGGCGACATCTCGCCGATGGTCGAGCTCTCGCAGCGCGCCGGCATCCCGGTCGAGGTGTACGCGTTCGTGGGCTCGAGCCCGATCCGCGCGCTGGCAGAGGAGTGGGACCTCGAGCTGATCAAGAAGCGCAGCGCCGAGGCCATCGACGTCGGCGTGAAGGGAGGACTCTCGGTCTGCTACGTGACGGAGGACACCACGCGCAGCCGCCCCCAGGTGCTGTCCGAGCTGTTCAAACTCGCGGTCGATCACGGCGCGTCGCGGCTTTGCCTGTGCGACACCGTGGGCCACGCCACGCCGGACGGCGTGCGCAACTTGATCCAGTTCACGCAGAGCCTGATCGCCGGCATGGGCGCCGACGTCGGCATCGACTGGCACGGTCACAACGATCGTGGCCTGGGCCTGGTCAACGCCATCTACGCGCTGGAGTGGGGCGCGAGCCGCGTCCACGCCTGCGCCCTGGGCATCGGCGAGCGGGTGGGCAACGCGCAGATGGAGCTCATCCTGCTCAACCTCAAGCTGCTCGGTATGCTGGAGAACCAGGACCTGACGCACCTGGTCGAGTACTGCGAGACGGCCGCGCGCGCCGTCGGCTGGCACATCCCGATCAACTACCCGCTGGTCGGGCAGGACGCCTTCCGCACCGCCACCGGCGTGCACGCGGCCGCCATCATCAAGGCGCAGGCCAAGGGCGACGCCTGGCTGGCCGATCGCATCTACAGCGGTGTGCCCGCCGGCATGTTCGGCCGCAAGCAGGAGATCGTCATCGGCTACATGTCGGGAGCCAGCAACGTCACGTACTGGCTGCGCACGCGCAACATCGAGCCCAGCGAGACGCTGGTCAAGGCCATCCTGGGCAAGGCCAAGGAGAGCGATCACATCCTGACCGAGGAGGAAGTGATGGCGGTCGTGAAGGCGCACCGCGCGAGCTGA
- a CDS encoding PT domain-containing protein, with product MLFAEVRPRSPRVPHGRGPREEASRRPAARPTARPTARPTAHPTARPTARPTAHFGRGAHPIPRSRTPNRTPNRTLRPRRAPHSPLDRPTARPTARPTARPTARPPHPRPVR from the coding sequence GTGCTCTTCGCCGAGGTGCGCCCCCGCTCCCCCCGCGTGCCCCATGGGCGCGGGCCGCGCGAGGAGGCCTCGCGACGCCCAGCCGCACGCCCAACCGCACGCCCAACCGCACGCCCAACCGCACACCCAACCGCACGCCCAACCGCACGCCCAACCGCACACTTCGGCCGCGGCGCGCACCCCATTCCCCGCTCCCGCACGCCCAACCGCACGCCCAACCGCACACTTCGGCCGCGCCGCGCACCCCATTCCCCGCTCGACCGCCCAACCGCACGCCCAACCGCACGCCCAACCGCACGCCCAACCGCACGCCCGCCGCATCCGCGCCCCGTGCGGTGA
- a CDS encoding glutamate dehydrogenase, with protein sequence MNATETTNHYLTRAFDLLKLSPRYKTLLLTPSRELRVEVAIELDDGNIGNFIGYRIQHDNSRGPYKGGLRYHPDVDLDEVRSLASLMTWKTAVVNVPFGGAKGGIQVDPSKLSRRELERLSRRFIDQIAELIGPDADIPAPDMNTNASVMAWMFDQYSKRYGFSPGVVTGKPVGLHGSLGRDAATGRGCLFAIREVLASEGRKLQGTRFAVQGFGNVGSWFAKLVHAEGGRVLAVSDVKGGITNPDGLDIPRVVEHAAATGSVVGFPGSTPISNEDLLTTDCDVLVPAALGHVLTRDNAEKVKAKWVVEAANGPTTMEADEIFNRRGVVCLPDIWANAGGVTVSYFEWTQNTQKFRWPEEQVNRELESHMVEAWRCIQSTMKEHGCSMRTAAFALAVTRVKEATDLRGLG encoded by the coding sequence ATGAACGCGACCGAGACCACCAATCACTACCTGACTCGAGCGTTCGACCTGCTCAAGCTCTCCCCGCGTTACAAGACTTTGCTGCTCACGCCGAGCCGAGAGCTCCGGGTGGAGGTCGCGATCGAGCTCGACGACGGCAACATCGGCAACTTCATCGGCTACCGCATCCAGCACGACAACTCCCGCGGGCCGTACAAAGGCGGGCTCCGCTATCACCCGGACGTGGACCTCGACGAGGTGCGCTCGCTCGCGAGCCTGATGACCTGGAAGACCGCGGTGGTGAACGTGCCGTTCGGCGGGGCCAAGGGCGGCATCCAGGTCGACCCGAGCAAGCTCTCGCGGCGTGAGCTCGAGCGCCTGAGCCGGCGCTTCATCGACCAGATCGCCGAGCTGATCGGCCCGGACGCGGACATCCCCGCGCCGGACATGAACACCAACGCCTCGGTCATGGCGTGGATGTTCGATCAGTACAGCAAGCGCTACGGGTTCTCGCCCGGCGTCGTCACCGGCAAGCCGGTGGGGCTCCACGGTTCCCTCGGCCGCGACGCCGCCACCGGTCGCGGCTGCCTGTTCGCGATCCGCGAGGTCCTGGCCTCGGAGGGTCGGAAGCTCCAGGGCACGCGCTTCGCCGTGCAGGGCTTCGGAAACGTGGGCAGCTGGTTCGCCAAGCTGGTCCATGCGGAGGGCGGGCGCGTGCTCGCGGTGAGCGACGTGAAGGGCGGCATCACGAACCCCGACGGGCTCGACATTCCGCGCGTGGTCGAGCACGCGGCGGCGACCGGCAGCGTGGTCGGCTTCCCGGGCAGCACCCCGATCTCGAACGAGGATCTGCTGACGACGGACTGCGACGTGCTCGTACCGGCGGCGCTCGGTCACGTCCTGACGCGGGACAACGCCGAGAAGGTGAAGGCGAAGTGGGTGGTGGAGGCCGCCAACGGCCCGACCACCATGGAGGCGGACGAGATCTTCAACCGGCGCGGCGTGGTCTGCCTGCCGGACATCTGGGCCAACGCCGGCGGCGTGACCGTGTCCTACTTCGAGTGGACGCAGAACACGCAGAAGTTCCGCTGGCCCGAGGAGCAGGTGAACCGCGAGCTCGAGAGCCACATGGTCGAGGCCTGGAGGTGCATCCAGAGCACCATGAAGGAGCACGGCTGCTCCATGCGCACCGCGGCGTTCGCGCTGGCCGTGACCCGGGTGAAGGAAGCCACCGACTTGCGCGGGCTCGGGTGA